TACCTTTCCTTAACTCAATTGCACTTCTTTGTTCCTTCGAGCGCTTCTCTCTCACCTTCATCTGTAAAATCATCATAACGAAACTCAGCTATACGAAAAACACTACCAATCGTTCCAATTCCTCCATCCACTCACATCCTCGATAGCTTTACCAAGCTACCCTAAATCATCAACGATGGCTCCTCTCGTCCCCCACTGGAAGCAGCCTTCCCACCCCGACATCCAagaggtcgtcgtcgtcaacgccGAAGAGTTCACCACAAAGAGCATCTCGCGCGTCTCCCTCCCCCCCTTTGCCGTATTCGCAAAGTTCGACTTCCCTCCCTGCACCCCGGCGAATGAGCCCACCTACGCGACCGTCCAGACCGGCCGCGATACTCACCTCAACCTAAACAGCGATCTGCTGTACATCAACCACTCTTGCGAACCTACTCTCGTTAGTTGAACCTACTTGAAGGAGAACCCCCGGCTGTTGTTGAATCGTCCCTCCCCCTTGCCCAGAGGGAATCTCTTGATTAACACGATTAGCTCTTCGATGTGCGCAACTTCAACGTCCTAGTTGGCcccaagggcatcaagccCGGTGATGAACTCACCGTGAGTCCATTGGCCTCTTTCCTGACTGGTGCTTCAATTGACGAAATACCAGTTCTTCTACCCCTCGACCGAATGGCACATGGCCCAGCCCTTCGACTGCCTCTGCGGAACGCCTACCTGCCGAGGCCGCATCGCTGGTGCCCGCGACATGACCGAAGCCCAGCTCGACG
This region of Fusarium falciforme chromosome 5, complete sequence genomic DNA includes:
- a CDS encoding Post-SET domain-containing protein; protein product: MAPLVPHWKQPSHPDIQEVVVVNAEEFTTKSISRVSLPPFAVFAKFDFPPCTPANEPTYATVQTGRDTHLNLNSDLLYINHSCEPTLLFDVRNFNVLVGPKGIKPGDELTFFYPSTEWHMAQPFDCLCGTPTCRGRIAGARDMTEAQLDGVWLNGHIIQLRAEQEAARIARSADPTVNALHEAVVHAEKVLEAARLALRTYTGNAHAQNGNGIITPKFANGTLGKVAGSEHRGPTSRELGGEMGGDTIRV